ATGAAAGTTAACTGTTGAACTTTAATGAATTCTTACATAAACATGAAAAATCCCCGCCGGCAGGCAGGGATTTTTTTCGTGTAAGCTATCAGTCTATGCTTGATAACGCAGAACAGGTTTTCTTGCAGCAAGAGTTTCATCAAGCCGCTTTATAACGGTTGTATGCGGAGCTTCCTGAACGATTTCCGGGGTTTCTTCCGCTTCCTTGGCAATCTGGATCATCGCATCGATGAACGCATCCAGCGTTTCTTTTGACTCGGTTTCAGTCGGTTCTATCATCATTCCTTCTTCCACGTTCAACGGGAAGTAAATGGTTGGAGGATGATACCCGAAATCCAGCAATCTTTTGGCTATATCGAGAGTCCTTACCCCTAATTTCTTTTGACGGCGTCCGCTTAATACGAATTCATGCTTACAATGACGATTATATGGTAAGTCAAAAAATGGTTCTAACCTACGCATCATATAATTGGCATTGATGACCGCATTCTCCGTGACGGCTTTAAGGCCATCAGGACCCATTGACCGAATGTACGTATATGCCCTCACGTTTATCCCAAAATTACCATAATAAGGTTTTACCCTGCCAATGGATTGCGGACGATCATAATCAAGAACGAATTGCTCACCTTGTTTGACCACAAGCGGTTTAGGCAAGTAAGGAATCAAGTCCGACTTCACCCCTACAGGACCAGAACCCGGGCCGCCGCCGCCATGCGGGCCTGTGAATGTTTTATGGAGATTTAAGTGAACCACATCAAAGCCCATATCACCCGGGCGTGCTTTTGATAGGACTGCATTCAGATTGGCTCCATCATAATAAAGCTTCCCGCCTGCGTCATGGACAAGTTGTGCCATTTCCAAAATGTTTTCTTCAAATAATCCCAATGTATTGGGGTTCGTCAGCATCAAGGCCGCCGTATCCGGTCCGACAACACGCTTTAAATCCTCAAGGTCGACTAACCCATTTTCATCCGACTTCACTGTAATCGTTTCAAGTCCGGCAACAGTTGCAGAAGCAGGATTCGTACCGTGTGCAGAATCAGGTACAATCACTTTAGTCCGTTCTGTATCGCCATTCGCTTCGTGAAAAGCGCGAATCATCATCAATCCAGTCCATTCACCGTGAGCACCCGCTGCAGGCTGTAGTGTCACTTGGTCCATCCCGGTGATTTCCGTTAAGTGTTCCTGCAAATCAAATAATAGTCCCAATGCTCCCTGAACAGTAGCCGGATCCTGATATGGATGGATATGGGCAAAACCGTTGAAGCGTGCCACATTTTCATTTATTTTCGGATTATATTTCATCGTGCATGAACCCAGCGGATAAAAACCCGAATCCACCCCATGATTCCGTTTGGAAAGTGCTGTATAATGACGCATGATATCCAGTTCGGACACCTCAGGAAGCTCTGCCTCTTCTTCACGGATGTAGTCGGCAGGAAGAATTTCTTCGAGCGGAATAGTTGCAACATCCATTTCTGGCAGACTGTATCCGATTCGACCGGAAGTACTGATTTCAAAAATGAGTGATTGATCTTGATTATTCATGTTGATCCCCCAATTCCTGCGCAAGTGCATCAATTTCTTCTTTTGTTCTAAGTTCAGTTACCGCGACCAGCATATGGTCTTTCAGCTCAGGATAAACCGTCCCTAAATCGAAGCCGCCAATCATCCCTTTTTCAAAAAGGTTTTTATTGATTTCTGAAAACGAAGCAGGCAGTTTAATGACAAATTCATTAAACGAAGGACCGTCGAATATCACTTCCACCCCTTTTGCCATAATTACTTTTTTCGCATAATGCGCTTTTTGAATATTTTGCACGGCCATTTCTTTGACACCCTTTTTCCCAAGCGCGGTCATTGCAACAGAAGCTGCCAAGGCATTCAAAGCTTGATTGGAACAAATGTTGGATGTGGCTTTGTCACGGCGAATGTGCTGTTCACGAGCTTGAAGAGTCAGTACAAACCCCCTTTTTCCATTTTCATCCACCGTTTGACCGACGAGTCGGCCCGGAACTTTCCGAACAAGTTTATTAGTAACGGCAAAATATCCACAATGAGGTCCCCCAAATGCCGCTGGAATGCCGAATGGCTGGGCATCCCCCGCTACGATATCTGCACCGAGTGCACCAGGGGATGTCAAAGCTCCCAATGCAAGCGGGTTACTGGAAACGATAAACATGGACTTGACTCCATGAATGATTTCCTCCATTTCTTTCAATGGCTCGATGCGGCCAAAAAAGTTCGGATATTGCACGATCACTCCTGCAATGTCATCATTCGCCAATTCCCTTAAAGCAGCTAAGTCCGTCACACCGTCTTTATAAGGAACTTCGACCACTTCCACCCGTTGCCCTTTCGCATATGTCTTCACAACTTCTCTTGATTCAGGATGAACGGTTCCTGAAATGAGAATCTTCTTGCGTCGTGTCTGGCCTGAAGCAAGCATGGCTGCTTCAGCTAGCGCCGTCCCGCCGTCATACATGGAGGAGTTAGCAACATCCATGCCCGTCAATTCACATATCATCGTTTGATATTCAAAGATCGCCTGAAGCTCGCCCTGTGAAATTTCAGGCTGATAGGGTGTATAAGCCGTATAAAACTCAGAACGGGATAAAACATGATCGACGATGACCGGTGCGTAATGGTCATAGACACCCGCACCAAGGAAGGAAGCATAGTTTTTAAGGTCCGCATTCTTGGCAGCAAGCCTTGATAATTCTTTCATTAATGCAGGTTCCGATTTAGCAGGCTTGATATCGTATTCTCCTTGAAAACGAACGCTTTCAGGGATATCATTGAAAAGTTCTTGAACAGTAGATACCCCTATCGCTTCCAGCATTTCTTGTTTATCTTGCTCTGTCATGGGTAAATAACGATGTTTCATCTAATGACCATTCCTCTCTATTTACGTGGTTTTTTATAAAAAGGTGTTTGTATGATAACGGCTTTCAAACGTTTGGAACGGATTTCCACTTCGACTTCCGCATCCAGCACCGAAAATTCCTTATCGATAAGTACCAATCCCACGTTTTTCTTCAACGTTGGTGATTGGGTACCGGTCGTGACCTCGCCAATGGCTTTATCACCGCTGTAGACCTTATACCCATGACGTGGAATGCCACGGTCAATCATTTCAATTCCCACAAGCTTGCGGGGAGCTCCTTTCTCCTTTTGCTCAGCAAGAACGGCTTTCCCGAAAAAATCCACTTCCTTATCCACTTTTACTGCAAAACCAATACCGGCTTCCATCGGGGTGATGTCCGCTGAAAGCTCCTGTCCATACAGCGGCAGTTTCGCTTCAAAACGCAGGGTATCACGAGCACCTAAACCAATCGGCTGAACCCCCTCTTCCTTTCCGGCTTCCATAATCGCCTTCCAAAGGGCAGGACCATTTTCACTGTCGCTATATATCTCAAACCCATCTTCACCAGTGTATCCAGTACGGGATACCAACGTGGAGATACCGTTGATCAGGACATTTTCCTTGAACTTGAAAAATCCAATTTCACTTAAGTCAGTATTTCCCGATAGTTTTTGTAATATCTTTTCTGCAGATGGTCCTTGAAGTGCCAGCTGTGTATAGTCACTCGATACATTCGTAATTTGGACATCTTCCGTTAAATTAGCTTGCAGCCAATTGAAATCTTTTTCTGTATTCGCTGCATTGACCACGAGCAGATAGTCGTCCTCAGCCCTTTTATACACGATAAGATCATCAACCGTGCCTCCGTTTTCATAACACATGGCGGTATATTGGGCACCGCCCTGTTGCAGCTTTGATATATCATTAGTCAGCATCTTCTGTAAAAAGGAAAGGCTCCCAGGACCCTTAACATCGACTTCCCCCATATGGGAAACATCGAATAACCCCGCTTTTGTACGTACGGCTTCATGTTCGTCCTTTATACCCGAAAATTGGACAGGAAGTTCCCAGCCGCCAAAATCAATCGTTTTACCTCCGTATTCACGATAAACCTCAAATAGTGGTGTTCTTTTTAAATTGGTCAAAAAATGACCCCCTTCAGATTTTTTTAAATTAATTGGCTTCATTATCAAAAGCTTCTTGTCATTACGCATCAGGTATATCCTGATTCATGATGTGAAAAAAGCACAAAAAAGGACAGAGAAAGCCCGTTTGAGCTTTTTCTCTGTCCTGAAACCTGAAAGTTTACCTATGTAATAGGTTTTCCCCTTTGGTGGCCGTCCCAAAACGGGCGGCGCTCTCCAGAGTTGCGTCCAATAAGAGTTCTTTTGCCTGAGAGATTCACTGCTAAGTTTGCTCCTTCGGCGCTACATCCGTAGTCTCTCCCCTTATCTTCACCCGCATATGAATGGTCTACCAATGAAAGGAAGCGAAATAGCCCCAAGCATCGGTAAAACCTTTGAGCATCATGGAATGCATTCTCTGCCAATTCTCCTAAAACTTCAGAAACCGTTTGAGTGATCTCCTTCAGTAATCTTGGATAAATTAGGAGCCTATAGCTCATACTAAGAAAACACGAACTGCAAAATCGATGTACAAAGATTCTTTGTAGCGTTTGGAAATTGGAATTTTCTAAATATACTTATATCCTACCCTAAGAAACTTATCTCTGCAATATCTTTTGAAAAGAAATATTTTTCTTACTTCACATACGAAATGTTCGGGTTTTGACCTTTTATTAAGGAAATTATGATTTAAGAGGGAGTTATTTCTATGAAAATCAATATATCCTTCAATTCTGAATGGAATGACGAGTTTCTGCAAAAAATGGAAAATGACGGTCCATGGGGAAATTGGGAGCTTTATAAGTTGGCGGTTCAAATGGAGGAAAATCTTATCATCCCTGATTTTGAAGGTTTACAGGCGCCCAAGCACCTTCCGCAGTTAACCCCGCTTCCCCATCAATTGGAAGCAGCCAAGCAAGTGGTGGAAAAGATGAATGGAAAGGCCATTTTAGCTGATGAGGTGGGGCTCGGAAAAACAATTGAAGCAGGCTTGATCCTAAAAGAGTATATGATTAGGGGCCTTGTAAAAAAAGTATTGATCCTTGTTCCAGCCTCCCTTGTCACACAATGGGCTTTTGAATTGAATACCAAGTTTCATATACCGGCAGTCGTTCAGAGAAAAAGTTATGTTTGGGAATCCTGTGATGTGGTCATTTCATCCATTGATACAGCGAAACGCGCTCCACATCGAGATATCATTTTTACTCAGGAATATGACTTCATCATTATTGATGAAGCTCATAAACTTAAAAACAATAAGACGAAGAACTATGAATTCGTCCAAAATCTGAAAAAGAAATTTTGTTTACTCCTGACAGCCACTCCGATTCAAAATAAAGTCGAGGAGATTTTTCACCTCGTTTCGTTATTGAAACCGGGCCACTTGGGAAATGCCTCACTCTTTTCGGAAAAGTATAAAGGGAAAGGCCGGAACATCATTGAAGATGAACACCTAAAGGAACTGGTCAATACTGTC
The DNA window shown above is from Peribacillus sp. FSL P2-0133 and carries:
- the gcvT gene encoding glycine cleavage system aminomethyltransferase GcvT translates to MTNLKRTPLFEVYREYGGKTIDFGGWELPVQFSGIKDEHEAVRTKAGLFDVSHMGEVDVKGPGSLSFLQKMLTNDISKLQQGGAQYTAMCYENGGTVDDLIVYKRAEDDYLLVVNAANTEKDFNWLQANLTEDVQITNVSSDYTQLALQGPSAEKILQKLSGNTDLSEIGFFKFKENVLINGISTLVSRTGYTGEDGFEIYSDSENGPALWKAIMEAGKEEGVQPIGLGARDTLRFEAKLPLYGQELSADITPMEAGIGFAVKVDKEVDFFGKAVLAEQKEKGAPRKLVGIEMIDRGIPRHGYKVYSGDKAIGEVTTGTQSPTLKKNVGLVLIDKEFSVLDAEVEVEIRSKRLKAVIIQTPFYKKPRK
- the gcvPA gene encoding aminomethyl-transferring glycine dehydrogenase subunit GcvPA, encoding MKHRYLPMTEQDKQEMLEAIGVSTVQELFNDIPESVRFQGEYDIKPAKSEPALMKELSRLAAKNADLKNYASFLGAGVYDHYAPVIVDHVLSRSEFYTAYTPYQPEISQGELQAIFEYQTMICELTGMDVANSSMYDGGTALAEAAMLASGQTRRKKILISGTVHPESREVVKTYAKGQRVEVVEVPYKDGVTDLAALRELANDDIAGVIVQYPNFFGRIEPLKEMEEIIHGVKSMFIVSSNPLALGALTSPGALGADIVAGDAQPFGIPAAFGGPHCGYFAVTNKLVRKVPGRLVGQTVDENGKRGFVLTLQAREQHIRRDKATSNICSNQALNALAASVAMTALGKKGVKEMAVQNIQKAHYAKKVIMAKGVEVIFDGPSFNEFVIKLPASFSEINKNLFEKGMIGGFDLGTVYPELKDHMLVAVTELRTKEEIDALAQELGDQHE
- the gcvPB gene encoding aminomethyl-transferring glycine dehydrogenase subunit GcvPB: MNNQDQSLIFEISTSGRIGYSLPEMDVATIPLEEILPADYIREEEAELPEVSELDIMRHYTALSKRNHGVDSGFYPLGSCTMKYNPKINENVARFNGFAHIHPYQDPATVQGALGLLFDLQEHLTEITGMDQVTLQPAAGAHGEWTGLMMIRAFHEANGDTERTKVIVPDSAHGTNPASATVAGLETITVKSDENGLVDLEDLKRVVGPDTAALMLTNPNTLGLFEENILEMAQLVHDAGGKLYYDGANLNAVLSKARPGDMGFDVVHLNLHKTFTGPHGGGGPGSGPVGVKSDLIPYLPKPLVVKQGEQFVLDYDRPQSIGRVKPYYGNFGINVRAYTYIRSMGPDGLKAVTENAVINANYMMRRLEPFFDLPYNRHCKHEFVLSGRRQKKLGVRTLDIAKRLLDFGYHPPTIYFPLNVEEGMMIEPTETESKETLDAFIDAMIQIAKEAEETPEIVQEAPHTTVIKRLDETLAARKPVLRYQA